A window of the Hordeum vulgare subsp. vulgare chromosome 5H, MorexV3_pseudomolecules_assembly, whole genome shotgun sequence genome harbors these coding sequences:
- the LOC123395487 gene encoding MND1-interacting protein 1, with protein sequence MAGQPRERGSRAARKGRPVRTPATLLALNPTPDPDLSAQASDDVSPWGRSTADELEDRLLKRLEEAYAAALAGLAELGYAEDAALRAVLRAGHCYGKLDDPVDNIVANARSFLNDPDAPGGAGGFADLRRLEEYSLAGLVCLLQSSRPTISRVEAMWCLLANDLRLEQAINMGASFTDKSPHSGFSTAESDAPSPAAPAPGQRGYCHFHATTSTENHMFDPETFMRLAMRAHTDSTRPHTEGTAGVVSCVKNTWSRSGGSAAPAPAPAPAAPDGQPKQSFAMKVSTDDLIESVVMELESLDIDKKDPPAEKPDPKNEMVRDLIKQTREMEEQLKERKEWAQKKAVQAARKLGNDLTELRMLRMEHDDNQRRKNDKQSLEDETMKRLTRLEYELKKKSGQLDRSNSSVQKLEMENAEIRAEMEAAKLSASETERQCQILLKKEKKDSKKLELWERQKAKLHEEITECKAKIAQADKELTGVNKSIRNMEVKIREDTKVTEDNLALAEQERGKRESAKADADRRLEEIRRKTEVESQCYKDDLRRLQDQLSRLQKSMGANGPTVPSAYPPAMTDRNTVRAPKQLNQKAPPTSNRQQEPIQNTGRRRGCMICKREEACVMLLQCAHQVLCVGCNKQHEEKGAVRCPSCNAKIEERIRVFGASSN encoded by the exons ATGGCCGGCCAGCCCCGCGAGCGCGGGTCCCGCGCCGCTCGCAAGGGCCGGCCTGTCCGCACGCCAGCGACCCTGCTCGCCCTTAACCCCACCCCCGATCCCGATCTGTCCGCTCAGGCCTCCGACGACGTGTCTCCGTGGGGTCGCTCGACGGCGGACGAGCTGGAGGACCGCCTCCTCAAGAGGCTGGAGGAGGCCTACGCGgcggccctggccggcctcgctgaGCTCGGCTACGCCGAGGACGCCGCGCTCCGGGCCGTCCTCCGCGCGGGCCACTGCTACGGCAAGCTTGACGACCCTGTCGATAACATCGTTGCCAACGCCCGCTCCTTCCTCAACGATCCAGACGCCCCCGGCGGAGCTGGCGGGTTCGCCGACCTCCGCCGCCTCGAGGAGTACTCCCTAGCGGGGCTGGTCTGCCTCCTTCAGAGCAGCCGCCCCACCATCTCCCGTGTGGAGGCCATGTGGTGCCTCCTCGCTAACGACCTCCGCCTCGAGCAGGCCATCAACATGGGAGCCTCCTTCACCGATAAGTCGCCCCACTCTGGCTTCTCCACCGCCGAGAGTGATGCGCCTTCCCCGGCCGCACCCGCCCCAGGGCAGCGTGGCTACTGCCACTTCCATGCGACCACGTCCACAGAGAACCACATGTTTGACCCTGAAACATTCATGCGTCTTGCGATGCGCGCCCACACTGACAGCACGCGCCCGCACACCGAGGGCACTGCTGGCGTGGTCTCCTGCGTCAAGAACACATGGTCACGGTCCGGCGGTAGCGCTGCCCCGGCCCCGGCCCCGGCCCCTGCTGCCCCAGACGGGCAGCCCAAGCAGTCCTTTGCTATGAAGGTGTCCACCGATGATCTCATCGAGTCTGTGGTGATGGAGCTTGAGTCGCTGGACATTGACAAGAAGGATCCTCCTGCGGAGAAGCCTGATCCCAAGAATGAGATGGTGCGTGACCTAATTAAACAGACGCGGGAGATGGAGGAGCAGCTCAAGGAGCGCAAGGAGTGGGCCCAGAAGAAGGCGGTACAGGCTGCTCGTAAACTTGGCAATGATCTCACTGAGTTGCGCATGCTGCGGATGGAGCATGATGATAACCAGCGGCGGAAGAATGATAAGCAGTCACTGGAGGATGAGACAATGAAGCGCCTCACTCGTCTGGAGTATGAGCTGAAGAAGAAGAGTGGGCAGCTTGACCGCAGTAATTCTAGTGTGCAGAAACTGGAAATGGAGAATGCGGAAATACGTGCTGAGATGGAAGCTGCGAAGCTGAGTGCATCAGAGACTGAACGGCAATGCCAGATACTGCtaaagaaagagaagaaagacagcaaaaagcttgagctgtgggagCGGCAAAAAGCCAAGCTGCATGAGGAGATCACTGAATGCAAGGCAAAGATCGCACAGGCAGATAAGGAGCTCACCGGGGTCAACAAGTCAATAAGAAATATGGAG GTTAAAATACGAGAAGACACAAAGGTCACAGAAGACAACTTGGCACTTGCAGAACAGGAACGTGGGAAGCGGGAATCTGCAAAAGCTGATGCTGATCGCCGACTTGAAGAAATCCGCCGGAAGACAGAAGTAGAGTCCCAGTGCTACAAAGATGACCTCCGGAGGCTCCAGGATCAATTATCCCGTCTGCAGAAATCCATGGGTGCAAATGGGCCGACAGTTCCATCAGCCTATCCTCCGGCTATGACTGACCGCAATACAGTGCGGGCACCCAAGCAGCTCAACCAGAAGGCACCGCCCACATCCAACAGGCAGCAGGAGCCTATCCAGAATACAGGCCGCCGCAGAGGCTGCATGATCTGCAAGAGGGAGGAGGCTTGCGTGATGCTGCTGCAGTGTGCTCACCAGGTGCTGTGTGTAGGCTGTAACAAGCAGCATGAGGAGAAAGGCGCGGTTCGCTGCCCCAGCTGCAACGCCAAGATCGAGGAGAGGATCAGGGTTTTTGGTGCCTCCTCCAACTGA